Below is a window of Poecilia reticulata strain Guanapo linkage group LG8, Guppy_female_1.0+MT, whole genome shotgun sequence DNA.
agtacctggagaaaacccaccatgcacagggagaacatgcaaactccatgcagaaagaccggggccgggaatcgaacccagaaccttcttgctgcaaggcaatagctctaccaactgtgccactgtgcagccgtcaATAATGAgtccaaaaacacattttcaggcttgaattgaatacatttaaatattatttttggaataataaatctaaaatgtcaCAAAGAATTGTTTCATTCAGTGGCAATAAGTTGATTTTAACCATAATTAGtccaaaacatttaatattttgatgcaacatgattttttttatttaaaaatgtcagcaaaataGCTTATAAACGGTTGAAACAATGTTTGAACTTTAGAACTGATGCTTAACGAAGGCCACGTTTTCCTCACTATGTTTAGCCaacaataattatttcaatcaGTTTTGTTGCGTCTCAGCTGAAAATTTCCAGCCTGAAtgtgaaataatcattttaaaggaATGTTATATTACATCCAAGCGTCGTTTCAGATTGATATTAAGGTGGTGATtgaagttttatatattttgcagctctaaaaaaattttatctCACCGTCCacaacaaaaagataaaaatttgtCAAGTTGCGAGACTAcattattaatttaatctgaTAGTTAGTATTGTGctttccatttaaataaatttctatttaatttgatttctgtataaaacCATCACAAAATCGGTGCTAAAAAATGTTACGCTGAAATTATATTGCAACAGCCGATGTTATTTTGTACGTCTGTCTGAGTTTCCAGGATACTAATAGTGATCAGAATTATTGGCAAAGTTTTTTCCCCGTATAAATGAAGAACCAACTTTACAGCTTTTTCCTGAAATTATGTGGCAACAATTTACTTCCGTAAGatgtaaaatttgaaatataGTCAGAGATGGGCAGAGTACCGTGAAATTGGACTCAAGTAAACgtgctgcaaaatattttttatcaagtaaaaataaaaagtccaagAAATCACTGAAGAGTAGAAACGTatcaatcaatcatttaatatttataaattacatcatcagatggactaaaatagaaaattaactggacatttttgtattttaaggaccaaaattacaataattcatataagtaataaaaaaataacaatcgggaaaaaatattttttccaaatcagttttttgcaataaacaaaaattataaaactttaacataaaCTGCAGGTCTGTCTGGTGAAGTTTGGTTAAaacttgtctgtttttcattcagtgggtagaaaatacagaaatgtactcaagtaacaGTAGAAATGCTCCTGGaagttagtttattttttttaaatgtagttgaGTAAATGCAACTAGCTGCTGCTTAACTCTGaacattgttgcttttcttcgtTGCAGTCTGAAATCCGGCGCAGGTTTTCCAGCGAGCTCGCGGTTTTGGCCGCAGGAGTCCAAGCCCTGACGTCGGGAAGCATGACGCCGTGTTCTGCCGATACCGGGTTTGGCGATCAGCGTGTCGACACGCCGCCTTCGTCTTTACCCGGTCCGTACACGCCGAGCTCGTCTGCTTCGTCTCAGGGGGGCGGAGGAGGAACGCCTTACAGCTCCAGATCTGGGACTCCTTTCTCACAGGACTCGGGCTACTCCGGCAGCAGGTAGAGTTCATCCAGGCGATTCGCTTCGTAGTCAGGTCCTCCGTACGTTATGCTGACGATCAATCTGAGTTTAAAGAAGTGTTTCATTATGCAATGGTGCAAATACAttaacaaatgaacaaatttaatttatttttaaataagaaaatagacGTTGTATTGcctaaaatccaaaaatatagaTCAgctgatcatttgtagcaaaggatcgATCTTATAGTGACAGagaaataagtttttttattattatattaaatgcaaaatgtatgcaTATTTTTGGCCTAATTAGATCTgagtgttttactttttcagcaaattaataaattactaaactagttgattatttcaataattgattcattacAATTAGTCCAAATAATCGTTTCagcctgaatgttttttttttttttcttaatttttggTTTGATTATGTTGTTcattcaggaaataaaatgtttgagtcATTGTGctaatgattaatgattaatcaaatactaaattagttaattatttCATTAGTTGATCATCACGattaaattgattaatcgtttcagctctaatATATATGTTTTGTATAGTTTTGGTGTAATTACTACtgagtttgttgttctttcagtaaattgccttttttgtaTCTGTATTCTCTACTTATTGATTAActgattgctaaattagttgacgattatttcagtaactgattaatctcaattaacttgattaatcgtttcagccttctttcttcttttttttgttttttacatttttggtttagttaCTGTtctggatgtgtttgttttttttttttttactccagttaatgattaatcagttactaaattgacgattatttcattaatcgattaatcgtttcagcctaGTTGTTCAGATGTAGTGAGAAACGGCTCTTCTGATTGTTAACTGTAATTAATCCAGTAAAATCTCTTCCAGGCATCCGAACTACAACGCCGGCTCTTTGAGCAGCGGCTACCCTCCCCAGGACATGTTGCCATCTTCGTCTTCATCATCTGCAGTCTCATCTTCTGTTGGAGGTTTCAAAGTGTCTCGTTACCCCGACGAACAGGATCCGTCGCTGTACCACCGCGGGCGCCCTTCGTACCCCCCGACCGCATCGTTCCGTCCCAACGAGCCGCCAGGCTACCCGCCCTACCCCAACCTCGGAGGTCCCGGCTCACACATGGCGCATCACTCCTCGATGCCTCCGCCGCCGATTTGCAACCAGTACGACCAGCCTCCGCCGCCGGACAGGGAGCGGGAGCGCGAATCAGCGGGGAGGTATGCGCCCGCGGGGGTCGGTTCCAGAAGGTCGTCCTACCATCACCAGCAAGACTCAAACTCCTCCTCGAAGTACCATTCCCACCACTCCCACCACCATTCGGACCGCCGGGACGACCGGGGTTACCGGCGGGACAGCGTGGGCTCCCGCTCCGGCGACCACGGCCACCAGCGGCACCGCAACCACCACCACTCTCACAACCACCACGGCAGTCGCAGAAGAAGCAGCCACGACCGGGACCGAGACCGCGACCGAGACGCCGACTACGCCAACAGCTCCGACCCCAGATACAACTCCAACTCCTATCGGTCGTCTTCCAACAGCCTGTCGCCACCGCCGTCGTCTTACTCGGCGTACGCCTCCTCCAAAGATCCCGCCCCGACCCCACCGCAGGATGGCTCCTCCCGCTCGGCGGCTTCAGCCCTGGCAGAGAAAGCTGGTTCTGATAAGGACCATCACGGCGCTTTGCCTCCACCGCCGCctcctccgccgccgccgctcccACCGGCCTCCGTTATTGCAGCAGCCGTCGCAGAGACGCTGGGAACGCTGGACTTTAACCAGGACAGTCCGGCCCGCGAAGACCAGTGGACCAAACCCAAACGCCGTCCCACCACGCCACCCGCCCCGCCCAAAACGCCACCACCTTCCTCCCCGTCCCAACCAACCACCGCCAAATCTTCCTCCAACTCTCCCTCCTCGGCCTCCCTGCCTCACcacctgtcctcctcctccagctccccTCCGCCTCCCCATCGCGACTCCTCTCCAGAGCCGGACTCCACAAACGAAAGTTTGCCGTTTGTCTACCACAGCAGCAGCCTGGACTCTCGAATCGAGATGCTCCTGAAGGAACAAAAGGCCAAGTTTTCCTTTCTCGCTTCTGacgaggaagatgaggaggacaggaaagaggagaagcagaggaGCAGAGGTAGAGAGGGAGCGGAGCGAAGAGGCGACGCTGCCAAGGAGCAGGAGCACAGGGGGGACAATGGGGAGAAGGACCACAGGAAGAAGGGGGACAGAGAAGGACACAGAGGGAGGAAACGGGGAAAAAGAGAAGGGAGGAAGAGTCCGACTGTCCTCGCCGCGGGGACGCAACCCTCCGAAAATTATTCCCCCCACATCGTACCTCCAGAGGAACCTCCGCCCCCCGTTAGCATCGATGCTACTGAAGCTCTGCAACAAGACGATCCTCAGGCTGGTTCTGCTGATCCGGTGGTCCGGACCGGAGCGCACACGCCGCCGCCGTTCAACGGGCAGAGCCAGGTACGTCACGGCGccaaacatcatcatcatcacttaCACCGAGGGCCACAagagaggtttttaaaaaactgtagAAAGAAAAGTTAAGTTATATTTATATCTGCACATCTAATACAACATAATAGTTTAATAAAGTAAACAAGTGTGatttccacagaaaaacaagatgtaggtgataaaaatgtttactttatttaataaaacaaacagtatCTTAAATGTTGGtggtttttctattatttttttgtgtattttcttcgCAACCAGAACAGGATCACAGATTCTTCAAAAACTTTTCTAAAAGCTCCAACGAAGTCTGCTCTTGCGTAAAAGTTGCTGAATGtttcaaattcagtttaaaaatacttcactaatcctgaaggaaaaataaaaagttaaataatttgcgGTTCTTCTTAgtgacatttaattaaattaatactttgtgttgtaattTGTATATTTAGAAGACTTCCTCTGGACATTTCTCTCTAAGATTTGATTAACTGCATCAGAATCCAACTTTGAGCTGCCATTTTTGTCCTGCATAAAATCACATGGAGTGCCACAAATGGCCctcgggccacactttggacacccctgtcgcgataaacgataaatcaattaattgcacgataaattaaacctatcgacctcattttaattatcggcttgtcgtctcttcctgcctttttttctttctgttgatgacactgaatgaaaaaaggctgaaaaaaactctccactgaccctcccttcctatttccttagtctaatgtccagcgcacactacacgagttgttgGCGGCCTGttggcccattttcaaaacctgacagaaatcccaggtataacggttcgatcgggttcgtcgtgccgtgtggtgtccagccacatggtcacaaaataatggctacaagtccagttaactaattttaaagccaggcattaatcaatgctttactagaatctacctgtgatgcatgtggctagagtcagcgtaaagtcctgactgaatgaaaataattataaccCATTTATgccacgttaacgaagaacagctgaaaacctaccaggtttatcaactgcgggagcaatttggctccaactcctctccttgtcatttctatattctttgcacaaaatgttaaataaacattaatgtcgtttccacaaatcatctctgatgtccgctggacttcgtgttgcgccgtgtcagctgtttgggattcccctccgtaatttcccctcagaaagtggaggagaatccgcgctttctgattggctacctgtcacattcagctttaagctcccagtcgggggaaaacccctgatttagatcggagcgacCACGACGATccaccgtaacacaccacacactgcaggatgatcggttacgaaatcaccagcgacaatcttagatcggccaacgatctaagattatcGTAAGGGGAAAATGGGGACAAAAATttgtgtagtgtgaactactgcattaggtagtcggatgtgctcatctttatttaaatctagtgattactgaaggataatacagacttcataatctgcgcTCTTTTatttgaatgcagtatttatttccactttggctttatgttgtttagtttttattcaagtacgtttcttgttaatggagactgagaatccattttatttttgtttttggttgttttgtttgtttatcagttccagtgttaagtgttattttgaaaataaggtgtatctatctatggcaggaaatcgcatgcattcatttccattaaatcagtgtcaaaaggtcttgaaacaatattatcgtttatcacaataattgtTTAGACAGTTagtcgctcagcaaaatttgttatcgtgacaacCTGACTTATACTGAGCAAACTAAGAGGTCGTTCCACCATTAGGGCTGAGCCTCTCTCTCTGTGGAGGGGTTGAGATCactggttgatttttagacatttGCTGAGGTGGATAAGAAGTATCGAccgatcaccaatctcccaaagTTCACGACTGGTTTATCGGTGCACCtttccatttttcttccttttaatttgtttcctgTTTAAGAGTTGGTGGTTCCTCGAACTGTAACCTCTGTGTGTTGTCAGGCGGCGTCTCATTCTTCTGGCGAAGACATGGAGATCTCAGACGACGACGCCGAGGAAACGACCACCATAACGACCGTCACGACTCACCAGCCGACAGTCTCCTCAGGATCAACGCCGTCGTCATCACAAGCCGCTGCCGCCGCCGGACTCTCGCAGCCGGCAGACCCCTCATCCTCTCCGCCACCCATCTCTGATTCCTCACAGCACTTTGGGACCTCCATGCACCCGCCGATTCCTTCCTACCCGCCCCATTTACCGCCCCCTCCTCCGCCCGGCTACTCCCTTCAGCCGCCGCCTCCACCTGGGATTCCACCTCTTCCTCACATGGAGCTACACCCCGAGTATCCTCCCCCGATGCCCCACCACATGTACGACTACGCCACCTCCATGGAGCTGATGAGCCAGTACAGCGGCGGAGCCCCCATGTCCTTCCAAATGCAAACCCACATGCTAAGCCGCCTGCATCAGATGCGTTTGTCGTCGTCCAACGGCACGCCAGGGCCGAGCGAGGCTGCGACCGGAGACTACGCGTCGTATCATCTCCACTCTATGCCGCTGCCTCACACGCACCACCCCTACATGGACCAAGAGGGCAATGGGGCGGGGGCGCACTACGACCAGGACCACAGATACCTGCCGCCCCACATGTCATACCCCTACCACGAAACCCACAGCACTCAGATACCGCCGCCTCCGCACCACAGCATCCCGCCTCCGCACTCCGGGTGGCCGCCGCACGTCTTGCCACCTCACTTCCAGTCCTACATGCCGCCGCCCGGCTACGGCACCTTGCTGACCGGGGAGGGGGACGAGTACAGCGCCTCTGGGGAGGCGATGCCCATGATGGCGGAGAATCCACACGAAGCGACGGTTCAGATGGTTCTGGCCTCGTTGATCCAGGAGATGAAGAACATCGTGCAGCGGGACCTGAACCGCAAAATGGTGGAGAATGTCGCCTTCGCCACTTTTGATGAGTGGTGGGACAGGAAGGAGACCAAGGCCAAGgtgatcaatcatttaatcaatcaactttatttctgtattacatttcagcaacaaggcagttcaaagtgctttacgtcatgAAAACATCATAAACGCATCATTTTGACACGCTGTATGTCATGTTTGGAAATTTCCCACGTGCTCAGAATACTGAGGGCAAAAAGCCGATGCTTTTCCACGCCGTCCAAAGCTGCTGTGGAATAATTAGCTCAATGACACCTGGAAATGTAGGTAGTATTAATTTGGTGCAGCGCAAagagaaagcaaagagaaaattaacacagaaaaaccatcGACCGATTTCTTCTCGCTCCGTGTCGGCTGCGCTACGCtagttgccatagcaactgacaacagtGTCACTTTATGTTTCATAACTCAACACCAAAAagcactcaaacatttcccacacacaGAACAGGGCATTTGGTCCGTTACAGTtgtatgttttcaggcttgatggttattttgtgattattgataagtgatcgctgtggtaggttagctaccgctgctatcagctaagctaacactgtggtggtagattagctaatttaatcCCCTGCTTCACTGATGagctgtcagagttggtgtttaggtctcctttttatgtattttgtaactgaactaaaacagagttctgcagcacatctacatgctaCGGCTgccatagtcaagctagcatcaAGCTAGCATCACTGACCTACAACGTCTTCCtcgtttttattaaaactttttcctgaccgtATGTAGTTGGcgtagtgttgacaattagcaGCAAAGCACCGCGtccctttttgttttagatatCAGGCGTACATTTAGGATTTAGCACTTTATTGATAActtaacagctaaaaccaaagGCAGTAATTGTCAGCGAGCAGCTTTGGACAGTGGGGCCCACGGTCATCAATTGTGAAACCAGTAGCAGACATTACAATTTGTCAAGcgtcatcatcaaaatcatcaaacgTATTGGTCAATGTTCTATTAATTATGGGTCAAAATCCCCTTTGAACAGGTGAgattttagtctagatttaaagaaactcagtgtttcagctgttttgcagttttctggatgtttgttctagatttatgatgcatagaagctgaatggtAAATACTTCTAACACAAAATTCAAGTTCTTTAAagtttagggctgcaactaacaattatttttgtaattgattattctgacaattaatcgattaatcagataaaaatgtaaacattctGCAAATTTATCAATAAACCAGTTTgtttacacaatattagaaatacataaaaatatgcaagtaaacaaatcaatacattttttaaataagaaaattccCAAGTAGGTAAATGAAATTAAGGCTGCAACTAAGTTATTTGATTAATCGGTTATTTTACATAtgttctgacgattaatcggataaaaaagggtctctttctacattttttttctcttaaacttTTTATGCAATGTTAGAAAAGCATTAAATctacaaataaatactttcctccttttaaaaataagaaaataaacattttattgcctaagaTGCAACAACATAGCGTTCATTTAGGGAGCAACATTTTTAGTTGTAGCAAAAATACGCATCTGCAACTGAAAATCCTtctaacatgtgaaaagctcaaccCTCTGCTTGATTGACAGTAGTTGTGCCTAATTGAAGCCATTTGGGATTTAAAATTGagaatgttttgcttttcagccTTTCCAGACGATGGTTAGGGGAGTGTCTGCCTTACGGGACGAtgagaagaaagaggaaaaggtCAACCGTCCTCGAGAGCCTCTGATGTCGCTTGTGGATTGGGCGAAAAGTGGGGGCTTGGAGGGGTTTTCTCTCCGTGGAGCGCTGCGATTACCTTCATTCAAGGTAAAAATATCATaattttttacatctgaaatgATCCACATCTGTTGCTTGAAGATTTGTTTTGCcagttttgagttttatttcttaGAAAAGACCAAGCTGTTCCCGAATTTTAAATACTCTCATTTAATGTTTAGTGTTCCCAGATTGTGTGCTGTTAAATACAACTGTAAAGTTTAGCTGGAACTATAACATTcattgacttttgtttttacgATTAACAAAACACGTCGATGTTCAACGGTGCAGGTGAAAAGGAAAGAACCTCAGGAGTTCAAGGAGGGAGACTTGAAGAGGCCTCGGCCTTCAACTCCACcggatgaagatgatgaaggtTTGTTGATGttgacactttaaaaagtgGGTTTAAATTAATCGACAGGAAGGAAATGACTCTTAAATTGATGTCTGGTTCTCAGCTGGGAGAATGCCAGCGGCAGACAGGCATGCAGCTGATCGGGACaacaagaggaggaaaaagaagccGAGAACTCGTAAACCCTGGGAGCTCGACAGCGAAGGAGAGGAAACATCCGACGGCTCGTCGAGCGAGAAGGCATGAGACACTTTTATTACTTCTGAAACacatatttcaaattaaactgGTGTATTTTGAGCTGaagaaaataactgaatgtaaatattcagataggactgaaacgattaatcgatttttcaaataattgtcaactaattcaataaacGATTATTTACTAAATGGAGTAAACAACctcaaaaaaggcaattttctGAGACGATAACATACtcataaataagataaaactgtataaaaatatatttgggctgaaacgattaatcggattaattgcgataaactgattattaaaataactgtcacctaatttaataattgattaaacgttaactggagtataaagACTCAGAAAAGGCTATTTGCTGAAGGAAGAACATAATCAGAGCAGAAGCTAAGCCAAAAACGTACAAAAATATTatgactgaaacgattaatctgattaattgtgattaatcaattattaaaataattgtgaacTAATGTAGTTATTAACTGGAGtatataaactaaacaaaaaaactatttgctgAGAACATATTCAGAGtagtaattaagaaaaaaaacttacaacATCTTTTCGGGCTCAAATAATTAATTGCGATTTAATCAATTATCGAAATAATCACCAACTAATTTAGTATTAGATTAATCGTTTACTGAAAACAAGTTGTTTAAAGAACGACACAGGCTGAACGGTAAACATACTAAAAGTAtcagggctgaaatgattaatcggattaattgcgattaatcaattattgaaataattgtcaactaatttagttattgattaatcgttaactggattatacagactcaaaaaaggccaattgctaaaagaacaacacattcAGTGTTAAgctaaaaatgtccaaaaaataaatacaatctgcatttaagattaaaataaattctgcccAGAATTTTATCTTCACCAGGTTCAAATTGTCCTTTCAAACCTTTTATCTCTACAATTATTAACCAGTTAATTAAAGGAAATATTCGGCAGATCGGCTCTACTCGGCAGAAACGGTGaagcttttaac
It encodes the following:
- the setd1a gene encoding histone-lysine N-methyltransferase SETD1A — translated: MDPDSGTETQKAVSLQWKSYKLVQDPAIRRVTQKVYRYDGVHFSVPDSGFPPVGELRDPRPRRLWSRYTEISLPVPKFKLDEFYVGPIPLKEVTFARLNDNIKEPFLAEMCSKFGEVEEMEILFHPKTRKHLGLARVLFTNTRGAKDTVKHLHNTSVMGNIIHAQLDIKGQQRQKYYDLIVNGSYTPQTVPLGGKALTDSVQSQTPAQPQPDTSEIRRRFSSELAVLAAGVQALTSGSMTPCSADTGFGDQRVDTPPSSLPGPYTPSSSASSQGGGGGTPYSSRSGTPFSQDSGYSGSRHPNYNAGSLSSGYPPQDMLPSSSSSSAVSSSVGGFKVSRYPDEQDPSLYHRGRPSYPPTASFRPNEPPGYPPYPNLGGPGSHMAHHSSMPPPPICNQYDQPPPPDRERERESAGRYAPAGVGSRRSSYHHQQDSNSSSKYHSHHSHHHSDRRDDRGYRRDSVGSRSGDHGHQRHRNHHHSHNHHGSRRRSSHDRDRDRDRDADYANSSDPRYNSNSYRSSSNSLSPPPSSYSAYASSKDPAPTPPQDGSSRSAASALAEKAGSDKDHHGALPPPPPPPPPPLPPASVIAAAVAETLGTLDFNQDSPAREDQWTKPKRRPTTPPAPPKTPPPSSPSQPTTAKSSSNSPSSASLPHHLSSSSSSPPPPHRDSSPEPDSTNESLPFVYHSSSLDSRIEMLLKEQKAKFSFLASDEEDEEDRKEEKQRSRGREGAERRGDAAKEQEHRGDNGEKDHRKKGDREGHRGRKRGKREGRKSPTVLAAGTQPSENYSPHIVPPEEPPPPVSIDATEALQQDDPQAGSADPVVRTGAHTPPPFNGQSQAASHSSGEDMEISDDDAEETTTITTVTTHQPTVSSGSTPSSSQAAAAAGLSQPADPSSSPPPISDSSQHFGTSMHPPIPSYPPHLPPPPPPGYSLQPPPPPGIPPLPHMELHPEYPPPMPHHMYDYATSMELMSQYSGGAPMSFQMQTHMLSRLHQMRLSSSNGTPGPSEAATGDYASYHLHSMPLPHTHHPYMDQEGNGAGAHYDQDHRYLPPHMSYPYHETHSTQIPPPPHHSIPPPHSGWPPHVLPPHFQSYMPPPGYGTLLTGEGDEYSASGEAMPMMAENPHEATVQMVLASLIQEMKNIVQRDLNRKMVENVAFATFDEWWDRKETKAKPFQTMVRGVSALRDDEKKEEKVNRPREPLMSLVDWAKSGGLEGFSLRGALRLPSFKVKRKEPQEFKEGDLKRPRPSTPPDEDDEAGRMPAADRHAADRDNKRRKKKPRTRKPWELDSEGEETSDGSSSEKEDEEVESEKESDDDGLSSDSDDESLSSSSEGSSSSASSSSSSSEDEEEEGELVESAGPDSMDESTMDSTTEKEDDREIVAAAVPKVDIKKGVPREIKADISAAPSSPLGPRPSSPNAFVPPLKKRRKTVSFSTDENDGKPPLPAPTQPGSEAPPTPDKPLDSPIALTPPPACRPAHGIQLLPFASKPGEGNALIVPPPSRNQDPEESKKTPLAPSPKSPGKRVAGKDLPKPAAAPVMVCRTVQNLPLDHASMCRMAFEEAPAAAPGNKRSRGRTRTPSVCHAVREDEENEEGGEQRLRIREQVGASSLLQLAGADLSVLADVALKMDPDAGDSEETETSDEAEEQKMEGDPFSPESLALLMSPGGVVVLLEHNYCKPPALSAATVASGARKPAARQDASVLVSADLNSISGVLEAPEEVIGEAAPPRGDKGEYFSPVGDLGDSDDNRQMAPVSPSPKRKNYKGLEVEQDKSEKRKRKDKENLEPHRTKKQKEPLSKKQRKRKLEESDLEEDVDVEELESGELSSSDTENEVAEGMRKSERLFLQEAGVTSQRWPKPTPAPEPLLLKFENRSEFEQMTILYDIWNSGLDGEDLSFLKKTYEKLLQDDHSSDWLNDTHWVNHTVTNLPNPRRKKKSADGQLREHVTGCARSEGYYAISRKEKDVYLDLDLPEQVIREVENVDTSGANRVLSERRSEQRRLLTVIGTTAVMDSDLLKLNQLKFRKKKLRFGRSRIHEWGLFAMEPIAADEMVIEYVGQNIRQMVADNREKRYAQQGIGSSYLFRVDHDTIIDATKCGNLARFINHCCTPNCYAKVITIESQKKIVIYSKQPIAVNEEITYDYKFPLEENKIPCLCGTENCRGTLN